Proteins co-encoded in one Prunus persica cultivar Lovell chromosome G6, Prunus_persica_NCBIv2, whole genome shotgun sequence genomic window:
- the LOC18775368 gene encoding probable aspartyl protease At4g16563, with product MASSSSSSSSSLLLFLSLLLLLPYITSSNIITISISHLPTNPHPYPYQHLSYLANSSLKRARHLKNPQTTPPHTNTKIPLFSQSYGEYSIPLSFGTPPQTLPFIMDTGSDLIWFPCSKKYQCINCSTYHSNTVKIKSFIPNLSSSSKPLACLNPKCAMVYPKIHCPDCKLGSKNCTRRCPWYTYPYGSGDTSGSLLSETLHLPNRRVPDFLVGCSIRATYQPAAGIAGLGRGPASLPAQLAIKKFSYCLLSRLFDDTNKSSSLVLVGGKDSVKKTKGVSYTPFVKNPEVPGKRAFLNYYYYVGLRRITVGGRRVKIPYRYLRLDKNGSGGTIVDSGTTLTHMAPEVLERVAGEFEKLTKGYKRAEEVEALTRLRPCYNVSGIETPMFPSLTFHFKGGAEMALPEENYMAPAAWEVLCLAIRSDNLPVISSGPSIILGSFQMQNYHVEFDLQNERFGFKQQQCN from the coding sequence atggcttcttcttcatcatcttcttcatcttctttgctgctctttctctctctacttcTCCTTCTACCGTATATTACTTCTTCCAATATTATCACCATATCCATCTCACATTTACCCACAAACCCACATCCATATCCTTACCAGCACCTCAGCTACTTAGCAAATTCCTCTTTAAAAAGAGCCCGCCACCTCAAAAATCCCCAAACTACCCCTCCTCATACCAACACCAAAATCCCACTCTTCTCCCAGAGCTATGGCGAATACTCCATACCCTTGAGCTTTGGCACCCCTCCCCAAACCCTCCCCTTTATCATGGACACTGGCAGTGATTTAATTTGGTTCCCTTGCAGCAAAAAATACCAGTGCATCAATTGCTCCACTTACCACAGCAACACCGTCAAAATCAAATCTTTTATTCCCAACTTGTCCTCATCTTCCAAACCCCTCGCCTGCTTGAACCCCAAATGCGCTATGGTTTACCCGAAAATTCACTGCCCAGATTGCAAACTCGGTTCGAAAAACTGTACCCGGAGATGCCCTTGGTACACATACCCCTACGGCTCTGGCGACACAAGTGGAAGTCTACTCTCTGAAACGCTGCACCTCCCGAACCGACGCGTACCCGATTTCCTTGTGGGCTGCTCCATTCGCGCTACCTACCAACCCGCCGCTGGCATTGCAGGGTTGGGCCGCGGCCCAGCTTCTCTGCCCGCCCAATTGGccataaaaaaattctccTATTGCCTTCTCTCTCGCCTCTTCGACGACACTAACAAAAGCAGCTCACTGGTCCTCGTCGGTGGCAAAGACTCcgtcaagaaaactaaaggcGTCAGCTACACGCCGTTTGTGAAAAACCCAGAAGTCCCTGGAAAGAGGGCTTTCCTCAACTATTACTACTACGTCGGCCTCCGCCGCATCACTGTGGGAGGGCGGCGCGTGAAAATTCCGTACAGATACCTAAGGCTTGACAAGAACGGCTCCGGCGGGACCATTGTCGATTCTGGGACCACCCTCACGCATATGGCGCCTGAAGTGTTAGAGCGTGTGGCGGGAGAGTTTGAGAAGCTGACGAAGGGCTACAAGAGGGCGGAGGAAGTGGAGGCTTTGACTAGGTTGAGGCCGTGCTATAATGTTTCCGGGATTGAAACGCCGATGTTTCCAAGCCTGACGTTTCACTTCAAGGGAGGGGCTGAGATGGCGCTGCCGGAGGAGAATTACATGGCGCCGGCCGCTTGGGAGGTGCTGTGCTTGGCGATTCGGAGTGATAATTTGCCTGTGATCTCGTCTGGGCCTTCTATAATTCTGGGGAGTTTCCAAATGCAGAATTATCATGTGGAGTTTGATTTGCAGAATGAGAGGTTTGGGTTCAAGCAACAGCAATGCAACTGa